Sequence from the Mauremys mutica isolate MM-2020 ecotype Southern chromosome 2, ASM2049712v1, whole genome shotgun sequence genome:
cgctctgattggcagagggcgctgggaggagttcttagaaggGTCACATGACCCTCATCTGGACAGGTCACCCCGTCCCGGAACAGCACCGATTGATCAAATCTGCTCTCAGGGTGGTCCTATGTAGCCGAAACCCACCGCGATTGGTAGagtgcagtgggaggagttcttagaggggtcacacgagcCACAtccggatgggtcaccccaccctggaacacccctgattggtcaaGTCCCCTCTCCGGGTAGGCCTATGAGGGCGAAACCtttcctgattggtagagggcagtgggaggagttcttagaggggtcacatgacatacTTTGCTTCTGGTCATGTGTCCTCCTTGACCCTGGAAGTAATACCCTGTGGGTGGGACTTCTGGTGATAGGTGGGCGGGGTTTAAGGGTTCAAGGGGCGGGGTTTTAGGAGTCAAAGGGCCGGTTTgtgtttgattgatggtagggccctaataGTACTACTGGACACACTTAGAGGCCCTTGCCTACCAAAagggtggctttgtaaatttagtgtCAGCTCTTCTTGAAGGAAGGATTGATTCTTGAACCGCATGAAGTAAAGTAATAAATCCAGTGAGCTAGCCACACGCTCAATCTCATCCAAGCTCCCAGGCCCCCCTTCATCTTGTAATCTCGGTTTAAATGTCATACCCCAAGGAGAGTCACTTATACATCAatctctgtgtcccaggacaacaagcCATTCTTCTCAGCCACTTTAGCCCATGCTTACCGGGCCCACTGGATGATAGGGAGAGGTTGGAATTTGTGGGCCCCTGCTGTTAGTGGGCATGCTGGCAGGGTGAGATTCAGTAGGATGGAAACCGGAAACCCTTggaggcccttgccttccaaaagggtggctttgtaaatttagtgtCAGGTGTTCTGGATCGAGGGTCCTTGGACATTCGGGACTTCACTTTGTGTTGCAGCTTGCTGAAGGTTTGCTTCAGGCACATTAACATCTTTTGGAGAACTATGCTCCTTGAAGGGGATGGTGTCCTAGCTCTGGAGGCCTTTGGTGACTTTGAGGGAGAACCGTCAGGACTCCAACTTGCTTTCTCCCCAGCTTGCGAAAGCCCTGTTGTACTCGTTGCAATGGACACCATCTTTGGTTGCTTGCGGGGAGCccttttcccctttccatcccgcCTCTTGCTCTTGTCTGCTGGAAGGAGCCACAGCACTGGCATCTTATTGTGGTAGGATGATGCTGAGGAGTCTCCTGGAGTCCATCGCTGTGGAATTCCATGGGATCTTCCCGGCAAGtcagcacctgcagagccagctggtctCTTCCGTCGATGCTTACGACACTTCTCGCAGACTCTGATTGGTGGCTGGTCCCTGGAGAGCTTTGAATTCACAGTTCCATTGAACCCATGTGAATGCATGATGTCTCGAAcaccatgcagctcagcagatgTCTCCTTTGGAGTTTTCTCACCCTTCCTCTTTCCTGGATATGCCTTGCGGCACTGCTGGCAAACTGAGACCTGGCCCGCCAAGGGGCGGGAGCTGCTCAGCATTTCCGTCAGCTGCTTGATCTGCAGGTCGtgtgcagcctgcccagcaatgagagagtcaagggtggatcttgttagctgctcagagcctggtgCCTCTGGGGCAACCTGGTGCCATTGGGTCCTGGGAAGatctgccctgctctcacctGCTTGTGCCCCTGGCCGCAGGCAGGAGCCTTCTCCCAAGAGAACCTTCCtctccatgtgcagctccagcttctcttcagtccctttgGTGCCGCTCACACAGGTAAGGGGCTTTCTCAACTCGCTCCCATAAATCTGGAGTGTCGCTGCGAGTGTCTTCTCTGCTATTGCGGTTCCTGGAGGTGGCGATGTCAGACCCACCCCTGCTGGCAGAGTGCAGCGCTGTGGGTTAGTCTGGTTTCCTGCCGCGCCATCATTCCTGCCCGTCTCCATGGTGGTATCTTCCACTGGCGTTGGAGGACGTGTGGAAGAAGAGGAGCTTGTGCTTCGCCTCCCCGTCTGCAGGAAATCGGTCTCCATCTCACTAAACTCCACACGGGCTCCCCTGGCTGGGACGGCGTGAGGCAGCTTTGCCAGGGGCTCTGGGTCCAGGGTGAGCAGCCCCCTCTGCATGACCAGATGCTGATGCCTTATGTGGAGTTCGACGGGGTGGGCAGGCTGTTGTCCCATCGTTGGGAATGCCGCTGTCCTGTGCTTGCCTGGCTCCCTAGGGGGGTGGAGTGGCCCAGGCAGGGCAGTCTCTCTCCGGAGGGGAACATCTCTGTGCGACTCTCGCACCATCTTAGGAAAGGCCTTCGTTTGGATCTGCCAGCATTTCTGAGCCACGTGATCCTGCAGCTTGACCCCCGCCGTGGGCACAAGCCTGGCCAGGATGGCATCAGGGGATGCCATGATCCTATGGGccttttggggaaggagtccccAAGGGCAGACACATGGCTCCTGGATCTCCTGTGCACGCTGAGGGCTGGTGTTGGATCTGAGGGGCTCCGGGACCTTTGCTGGAAATCCACATTTGGGCGGATCTGTGTCTACTTCCAATTGATGATTGGCGTCCCGCTTACCCAGCAATGACTCCCCCGGGATGGGGGTTTGTGGAGCCCCCAGTCGCCTCTGCAGATGCTTCTGCCGGATGTTGAAGTCTGAGCTATGGACTGAAGTCTGGTCCAGACCCgtggtctgctctccccggtctcgtctgctgtgggcaggaggcctggggagaggctgggcttggaTGGGATGAGTGGATCCTTCCCAGCTCGCGAAGGGCATGATCTCCCCTGTGTGGCAGAGGGGCTCCGACTGAATGATGGAGGCTTCTCTCAGGGAAAAGGAGCTTTGACTCCAGAGGGCAGAGGTGGTGGATTCCCTAGAGGAGTAGGAGAACTGGCTCGTGGCAGATGTCGACACACTCAGCCtgtgggagagagcagacagggacagatgggacatggccctgctgagcaaaggcagggcttgggcacagCCTTCCAACAGTAGTGCAATGGGGCAGTGCCTAGGCATGCATTGCACACCACAGTCTGACACAAGGACATCAACTGGGTAACGAAGGACTGAGAGGGGGAGCCGGCACTCATTTTATCTAGAACGATAACCCCTTTGTCACACGCACAtgtgcagctcctagcacaatggggcattGAGCATGATTGGGGACCCAGTGCTATTTTAACAGAAAGATTAGCTAACAACAATTGCTTTGGGTGAGGAAgatgtgagcatgtgtgtgtaaccCTCACCAGGGAGgttgtgaagaccaagattataaactataaaaggaactagataaattcatcaatggctattagctatgggcagggatggtgtccctagtctctgtttgtctgaagctgggaatgggcgacaggggacggatcatttgatgattccctcttctggtcattccctctgctgcactggcattggccagttttggaagacaggatactgggctagatgaacctttggtctgacccagttggctgttcttatgttcttacattgtAACCCACTGGAAAACTGTCCTCTTCTAATGGCTGATACACTAGAGGCTAACAACCTACTATTGCTCCCAGTTAATGGAGTTTCTCCGGTGGTGGGGGACTGTGCTATGGTCCTGAAAGTCCTGGGTTTGAACCCAGCTGATGACTCATGTTTGGGGTGTATCACAGGGTgccccactcactgcttgtctggagcctactctggggattagctctggaGGCCAATGCCCCTTCCAATTGTCGCATGTGGTCACATCATCTCTCTCTcattccaggaactgcagtgtccTCTTCTTGGCTAGGCCACTCAGCGTTTCCCCCTCTTCCAGGGTACAGTCCTTTAATTGCCTGTCACTCCCACAGTGACCCAGACAGTCCTGTTCACTGCCCCGCCGGTCTGGGCCGTGCCCTCggtggctggtagggaaacctggGCCCACACTTCACACCGGGCTCCAGGccagggaccctcaacccagcagttctgggctttcctctcccagcctggactgcttcctactacTCCTGGTTCCCCTCCTTGCTCTGGGTGCACCTGCTCCACACactcccccctcttcccagggaggggctgccctTTCCCAGCCGCGGCCCCTGTctcttgccagcttcctggctttatcggccctgcccagctgagcctgcttggaatcaattccctgctccctggctcttcctccaggtgcaccctgtggagttcatgggcctccctggccacctgagccccttccagtcctatgtggGGAGGACACCCCCTCACAGCGTGTCATTGGATTGCTTTTTCTTTCAGACACAGCACGGGCAGGTTCGAGACAGTCGCCTGCTGGCAGATATTGCCGTACAGAAGGATTTGATCCTACTCACAACCCCAACTTGTAGTCTCTGCATTTAATTTCTGATAATCCCTCACCTCCCTTTCACTGGTATCTCACCTGTTATTTTAGGATGCTGGCGTGTCTggttttccctgctgcctcctctctaCATTCAttatcccctcccacccagcccccagtctgGTGCCCCCCGCTCAGTTGCCTTACGGTATCAGAACTGCATCCAGGAATCTGGCCATGTCCTGTTGCCTCCTCTCAAGAAGCCAGAGGCTCTGAGCCAAGGGGAGCTTctccaggggcacagggcagctgtggaacagagagagcagatagctgagtgcaggccctgccctcaggccCTCTTTTACCCAGAGGGGCGGCACCGAAAGGCTCCCTGTCCCATTCTCCactgaggcagcctcctcccctgcaataCCCGGGCCTTGGATGTTCTGGGTTGGGGTTAGCTGGATTGTTAGGTGATCCTGTCTAGTGCTGTGGAGGTGAGTGTCTATCCTGCTGGCTGCATGTGTCATGTCCCTTCCACAGAAGCTAATCAACAtataggataacagcctactctaGCTACCAACTATGCAACTACTACTTTAGCTCTAAGGGGTGctttatgctgcagagctgaaggtccagggttcaaatcctccTTGGAACCTATGCTGGGGGACTGGAGGAGGGGCCATTACCCAAGTGCTGCTGGATCCCCTACTCACCGTACCAGAAAGGCCAGCCTTCCTCCTGACCTCTCCACCTCACCTCCCCGGGGTGCAcggggctgctcccagaaaacattttctcccGCTCTTaggaggggaggagggtccaGTCCAGTTGACAcaatctacccctcccccccactgccccgggtTAAAGGAGCCGTATGATGCtggaagaagggaatgacccactgTACGAGGCGTGGGGGTGGGTTAGAGATGGCAACTTCTGCAGGGTGGGAATGAATTGCAGGAGTCTAAAGGAGAAGAGTTGCCTGCGTGGTACAtaggtcggggcaggggagggattactCGGGCTACTGCCCCTGGGTGGGGATGAATTGCATGACGCTAAAGGAGGGGACTGACCCACTGCAGATTTATGGAGGGGGGCATTGCTTACCACGTCTCTAGGGATGCACCagcctcctccacctcttcctcacAGTGTCCAAAAGCTGCCAGAAGTGAGACATAAAGGAGACATTGAGCTGCTTGGGCACCCTCTGCTTCCTAGCAGCCTATTGCCCCAGATTTCAGAGGCAGCCTGTGAAcggagccccagccagtgcctctgcACGACTCTGGGCACGACTGTGCcttcgcaggaagaggggaggcaggtgggggaacAGACCCTATTTCTTTGCTTTGCATGGGGCCTGAGTCTGCCACCGCAGCTGTGGGTCAGGGGCTGCTTACCTTTCgctttcttttttgtctttctGGGCCTCCTCTTCCTCGGAGAagcctgccacacacagagaaagcagcagggttAGAAGAGAACTCCTCAATAAACCTGGGAGAACAATGAGCCAGAGGTGATTGCCATGTGGGGCCAGAGGGAAGTTTTTCCTTCTGGGAGAATATTGCGCTCTGAGGCATCATGGGTAGGCATTGTGCTTTCCTATGATGCAGCCAATATAGGGCACAAAGCACAACCATAACAGGGGTCACTGGAACACTCCAGGGGTTGgagaaacagggattgctggtaccaggagcctgcagagtttataagcattgaaggagagagcctgcaaagttctctctcctgcagaAATGATCAAACTCTGCAGGTTTTAGGATTGCACAGTATACAACTAATCCCAGATACCATGCACGGAATTCAGACCCTGGGGGAGAAATCCCACATCTGGACAACAGTGTTTCCTGGATACATATTTAGGGAATGCATGATATCGGGGTTTTATCTGCAGCCATTTGGGATGGCCATGCTACTCCTGAGTGATGAAGCCATGAATGGCTTATGCAAATCCTCCCAAACAAGTGCTGATATAACCCCTAGATCATCCTTAAACGGCAGCTGTTTtacaccaaaaaacaacaacagtttgGCATGAGCTCAGTCCACTTGCCTGAGAGATGCaaagtttcttgaaggtaaacttcactgcttgcagcttaactAGCCAGGTATTCCCTTCCCAGGCTAGATCTTTCTCGCCTGGGCTcggccccttccctcctcccccacagtttAGTTCCTTTAGTTCTCCAGATGTTTTCAGCAGGCTTCCttatggggcagggaggtggtggagaagaacctagattaactcacttccaagccttcaataggatttggctatgacaggaatcctttgtctcccagtttgacacccgcccccccctgcccctccatccTAGTGGAAAAATACCACCAGTCCAAAATTATGTccatctgagggaactgggattgtttagtctgcagaagagaagaatgaggggggatttgatagctgctttcaagtccctgaaagggggttcccaagaggatggatctagactgttctgagtggtagcagaggacagaagaaggagcaatggtctcaagttgcagtggggaaggtttaggttggatattaggagcaactttttcactaggagggtggtgaggcactggaatgggttccctagggaagtggtggaatctccttccttagaggtttttaagggcaggcttgacaaagccctggctgggatgatttagttggggattggtcctgctttgagcaggggcttggactagatacctcctgaggtcccttccaaccctgagattctatggattctataattctatgaggtGACATCATCACAtcaccctgcagtgtcaaagcagcatcccaggaaacttctcaggaaggaggaagaGTAGCATCTTCCAtgtcctattgtccttcctaatggcccatccaggctgattgcctactgttTGGGGGCATTCCCCTGGTGCAAGcacttttgtaattgatacagagcccatattcctaacttcagatacagaaatgatacatccatCCAAATAGGATAATcccattcagtaaatcagaacctttccaaggatatctcacatgacccatcttgcataaaacataccttagttatgccatatcccTAGaacaatatctctatgaagaatatggggcataatgTCACAGGGGtgaagaagcatgtggacaagggtgatccggTGGATAGAGTgtacctgaactttcagaaagcctttaacaagatccctcatcaaaggttcttaagcaaagtaagttgtcatgggataagagggaaggtcttcaatTGGACCATtaactggtttaaagataggaaaccaaaggtaggaataaatggttagtttatgaagagagataaatagcaaggtcccccaaggatctgtactgggaccagagttgtttaacatcttcataaatgatctagaaaaggggggaaacagtgaagtggccagatttgcagatgatacaaagctaaagatcgttaaatccaaagctgaataggccctccttgttcccagatgtataactctgtgttgggctgtgtgaaaatgcattttgtttgaaaggGCCCCATTTGCCAAACAAACTCTCCAGAACTCTTTGTCTGACTGCCCTGTCCTGATCATTATTTGCCATTCTGCCAATCTTCGTGTCATCAGCACATTTTTATCAGCAGCAATTTTGTATTTActtccaagtcattgaaaaaTATTGAGTAGCATCAGacctagtactgatccctgcagagccccattagAAACACCCACATTTGATGAGCCCtttgacaattactttttgagatctatcagttagccattaGCCTGTTCTCAATCCCTTTAACCTGTGCTCCATTGATATTGTACAGTGCtaatttttaatccaaatgtcctG
This genomic interval carries:
- the LOC123362518 gene encoding uncharacterized protein LOC123362518 — its product is MRSLLLFLNSASCLRILLLFLLYYAVIRLARSEASPRKRRPRKTKKKAKAFGRCEEEVEEAGASPETCCPVPLEKLPLAQSLWLLERRQQDMARFLDAVLIPLSVSTSATSQFSYSSRESTTSALWSQSSFSLREASIIQSEPLCHTGEIMPFASWEGSTHPIQAQPLPRPPAHSRRDRGEQTTGLDQTSVHSSDFNIRQKHLQRRLGAPQTPIPGESLLGKRDANHQLEVDTDPPKCGFPAKVPEPLRSNTSPQRAQEIQEPCVCPWGLLPQKAHRIMASPDAILARLVPTAGVKLQDHVAQKCWQIQTKAFPKMVRESHRDVPLRRETALPGPLHPPREPGKHRTAAFPTMGQQPAHPVELHIRHQHLVMQRGLLTLDPEPLAKLPHAVPARGARVEFSEMETDFLQTGRRSTSSSSSTRPPTPVEDTTMETGRNDGAAGNQTNPQRCTLPAGVGLTSPPPGTAIAEKTLAATLQIYGSELRKPLTCVSGTKGTEEKLELHMERKVLLGEGSCLRPGAQAGESRADLPRTQWHQVAPEAPGSEQLTRSTLDSLIAGQAAHDLQIKQLTEMLSSSRPLAGQVSVCQQCRKAYPGKRKGEKTPKETSAELHGVRDIMHSHGFNGTVNSKLSRDQPPIRVCEKCRKHRRKRPAGSAGADLPGRSHGIPQRWTPGDSSASSYHNKMPVLWLLPADKSKRRDGKGKRAPRKQPKMVSIATSTTGLSQAGEKASWSPDGSPSKSPKASRARTPSPSRSIVLQKMLMCLKQTFSKLQHKVKSRMSKDPRSRTPDTKFTKPPFWKARASKGFRFPSY